A single Populus nigra chromosome 13, ddPopNigr1.1, whole genome shotgun sequence DNA region contains:
- the LOC133670487 gene encoding expansin-A23-like: MAFLGVARSDQISFGEKIDSSWHDAHATFYGDIKGGQTMMGACGYGDLFKQGYGLQTAALSTSLFNNGQTCGACFELKCVNDPQWCKNHAGTIKITATNLCPPNYGAPNAWCNPPQQHFDLSMPMFLTIAEYRAGIVPVKYRRILCSKEGGVKFDIHGNPYWMLVLVRNVAGAGEVINVRIKGSQTRWIQMSRNWGQNWQTGTDLVGQSLSFLVTTSDYKRLYFNDVAGADWSFGQAYDGKINF; this comes from the exons ATGGCATTTCTAGGAGTGGCTAGGAGTGACCAAATTAGCTTTGGTGAAAAAATAGACAGTTCATGGCATGATGCACATGCAACTTTTTATGGGGACATAAAAGGAGGACAGACAATGa TGGGAGCTTGTGGCTATGGCGATCTCTTCAAACAAGGGTATGGACTTCAAACAGCAGCCTTAAGCACATCACTCTTCAACAATGGACAAACCTGTGGTGCTTGCTTTGAACTCAAGTGTGTGAATGATCCACAATGGTGCAAAAACCATGCTGGCACCATCAAAATCACAGCAACCAATTTATGCCCTCCCAATTACGGAGCTCCCAATGCTTGGTGCAACCCACCACAACAACATTTTGATCTATCGATGCCCATGTTTCTAACGATCGCAGAATATAGAGCAGGGATTGTCCCTGTTAAGTATCGCAGAATCTTGTGTTCCAAGGAAGGAGGGGTTAAGTTTGACATTCATGGCAATCCCTATTGGATGCTTGTGTTAGTGCGCAATGTTGCAGGGGCTGGTGAAGTTATTAATGTCAGGATTAAGGGCTCACAAACTCGTTGGATACAGATGTCAAGAAACTGGGGACAAAACTGGCAGACCGGGACTGATCTCGTTGGACAAAGCTTGTCATTCCTAGTTACTACAAGTGACTACAAGAGATTATACTTTAATGATGTTGCCGGTGCTGACTGGAGTTTTGGACAAGCTTACGATGggaaaataaacttttag